The genomic stretch TGGTAAGAAATCTCTTCAGAGGGGAGTAGTTGAGTTCAAACTTAGAAGTTCATCTGAAAGTATTGAAGTAAAAGCAGATGAAATAGTTGAATATGTAAAAGCCAAAAAAGAAGAACTATTTAATGAAATAAACTCTAAATTATAATATAAATTTATAAAATGAATAAGAGTATAAAATTATATTTCTTATTCATTTTTTAATTTTAAAAATAAATTTATGGAAAATATAGAAGTTGTAAATGATATTGATAATAATATAATTAATTCGATTCTTTTTATATCTTCAAAAAGTGAATATATTAATTTATCAGAAAATAATTTGAAACAGTATATAGAAGATGAATATCATAATGTTATAATTATTAAAGATGATGATGAAATAAAAGGTTTTTTAATTTATTTCTTGCTTACCCCAGAAATAGATATAATATTTATATCAGTTTATCCAAATAGTAAGGGATATGGTAAAAAATTATTATTATATCTATTTGATGATGCAAAGACTAATAATGTAAATAGTATCAAACTAGATTTGCATGAAAATAATATAATAGCTAAAAACTTTTATATAAAAAACGGATTTAAAAAAATAGCTGTAAGAAAAAAATACTATAATAATAAATTTGATGCTATTATAATGGAAAAATTAATATAAATATATTAATGGAATTTCTTAAATGCTAATATACAAAGTATTGCAAATATAATATTAGGCATCCAAGCAGCAATAAAAGGATTCATATTTCCAGCTTCACCCATAGACCTGAATATCATAAGTATAGAATAATACAATAAAGCAACTATTATAACCATTACCAAACTTACAACCAATACACTTTGAGTAGAAAATTTGGAAAATAAGGAAGCTAATAATACAATAATAAAGCCAGAAAAACAATACGATATTCTATAATGCAAATCTGTTTCTAATCTTGAAGTATTCATATTTACTTCCTTTTGCAGCTTTATTATATGTGCTTCTTCTGTTAAACTCATAGAGTCTAAAAGCGGTCTTCCATAAAAATGTTCAGGACGCTCCAAAACATCTAAAGGATAATTATTTATTTCTTTAACCTCTATTTCTTTATTCTCAGAAAAAGTTGTTAATATCCCATTTTTAACATACCATTTTTTATCATCATTATTCCATTGTATATATGGACTTGATATTCTGAATTTTATTCCGCCGTCATCATTCATTTTTAATAAAATAGTGTTAGTCATATATTGTTCTTGATAAAAATAGGTATCTATAAAATAGAGATAATTATTTCCTCCAAAAAGCTGCCAAGGTCCGCTTTTAGATGCCTGTTTATTACCACGCATA from Brachyspira murdochii DSM 12563 encodes the following:
- a CDS encoding GNAT family N-acetyltransferase, yielding MENIEVVNDIDNNIINSILFISSKSEYINLSENNLKQYIEDEYHNVIIIKDDDEIKGFLIYFLLTPEIDIIFISVYPNSKGYGKKLLLYLFDDAKTNNVNSIKLDLHENNIIAKNFYIKNGFKKIAVRKKYYNNKFDAIIMEKLI
- a CDS encoding LptF/LptG family permease, coding for MKKLNAYLLKEFLSFFFGSLLLFVVLVTIADLSSRLSFYTEHPELINYFITYHLARAPHNTYYIFPVALMFASTYVLGTFVKNKEMLAIENSGISLFKFSMPMFVIVIMLCLILVFFWQFVAAPLNKVSFAANDAMRGNKQASKSGPWQLFGGNNYLYFIDTYFYQEQYMTNTILLKMNDDGGIKFRISSPYIQWNNDDKKWYVKNGILTTFSENKEIEVKEINNYPLDVLERPEHFYGRPLLDSMSLTEEAHIIKLQKEVNMNTSRLETDLHYRISYCFSGFIIVLLASLFSKFSTQSVLVVSLVMVIIVALLYYSILMIFRSMGEAGNMNPFIAAWMPNIIFAILCILAFKKFH